From Lolium perenne isolate Kyuss_39 chromosome 5, Kyuss_2.0, whole genome shotgun sequence, a single genomic window includes:
- the LOC127299109 gene encoding pentatricopeptide repeat-containing protein At3g29230, translated as MSTAASALRPPPRWDAPSQRRLVEQHLASLPHGLPRLPHVQELHAQLLKHGLHLDPLAASKLIYSYALQRRPTTSRRVFASFPNPHATTFLPNTLLRAYALNALPHAAVDVFSAMPQRDSFTYSFLIKALSSAGLPPLRTVHSHVVKLGSVDDTYVGNALIDAYSKNGAFLDASKVFDEMPKRDTVSWNTAMAAMLRQGEVSGARRMFEEMPEKDTVSWNTMLDGYTKAGEMGEAFELFQHMPERNVVSWSTVVSGYCKKGDMEMARLLFDKMPTKNLVTWTIMVSAYAHNGLGEEAGSLFTQMKETALELDVAAVVSILAACAESGLLALGKRIHRHVRTRQLGRSTHVCNALIDMFCKCGCVKRADYVFDTEIVDKDAVSWNTIIGGFAMHGHGDKALDFFAQMKLQGFRPDAVTMINVLSACTHMGFVEEGRRYFSNMERDYGIVPQIEHYGCMIDLLGRGGLIKEAVDLIKNMPWDPNEVIWGSLLSACRLHKNVEYAEIAVNELSKLQPFNAGNYAVLSNIYAEAGKWSDMAKARMEMKGTKSQKSAGSSWIELDEAFHEFTVGDRKHSDSDQISEMVDRLSSHTKDAGCIPTGHELLVQ; from the coding sequence ATGTCCACCGCCGCATCCGCGCTCCGCCCGCCGCCCCGCTGGGACGCGCCGTCGCAGCGCCGGCTCGTGGAGCAGCACCTGGCGTCCCTTCCCCACGGCCTCCCGCGTCTCCCCCACGTGCAGGAGCTGCACGCACAGCTCCTCAAGCACGGTCTCCACCTCGACCCGCTCGCGGCCTCCAAGCTTATCTACTCATACGCGCTCCAGCGCCGCCCCACGACCTCCCGCCGCGTCTTCGCCTCCTTCCCCAACCCGCACGCCACCACCTTCCTCCCAAACACCCTCCTCCGCGCCTACGCGCTCAACGCCCTGCCGCACGCTGCGGTCGACGTCTTCTCCGCCATGCCCCAACGGGACAGCTTCACCTACTCGTTCCTCATCAAGGCGCTCTCCTCCGCCGGCTTGCCGCCTCTCCGCACGGTGCACTCCCACGTCGTCAAACTCGGCTCCGTCGACGACACCTACGTCGGGAATGCGCTCATCGACGCCTACTCCAAGAACGGAGCGTTCTTGGACGccagcaaggtgtttgatgaaatgccgaaGCGGGACACCGTTTCCTGGAACACGGCCATGGCTGCGATGCTGCGGCAAGGGGAGGTGTCCGGTGCAAGGAGGATGTTTGAAGAGATGCCGGAGAAGGACACAGTAAGCTGGAACACCATGCTGGACGGCTACACCAAGGCCGGCGAGATGGGGGAGGCATTCGAGCTGTTCCAGCATATGCCGGAGAGGAATGTGGTGTCGTGGTCAACCGTGGTGTCTGGTTACTGTAAGAAGGGTGACATGGAGATGGCTCGACTGCTCTTTGATAAGATGCCGACCAAGAACTTGGTGACGTGGACTATAATGGTCTCAGCATATGCCCACAATGGGCTTGGGGAGGAGGCTGGAAGCTTGTTCACTCAGATGAAGGAGACTGCTCTGGAACTTGACGTGGCTGCAGTTGTGAGTATCTTGGCTGCATGCGCAGAGTCAGGCTTGCTTGCTCTTGGGAAGAGGATTCACCGGCACGTGCGGACCAGACAACTGGGGAGGTCCACCCACGTTTGCAATGCACTGattgacatgttttgcaagtgcggaTGTGTAAAACGGGCCGATTATGTTTTTGACACTGAGATTGTTGACAAGGATGCGGTGTCATGGAACACCATAATTGGGGGGTTTGCAATGCATGGGCATGGAGACAAGGCGCTGGACTTCTTTGCTCAAATGAAGCTACAAGGCTTCCGGCCTGATGCTGTCACAATGATCAATGTCCTTAGTGCATGCACACACATGGGGTTTGTGGAAGAGGGACGCCGCTACTTCTCCAACATGGAGAGGGACTATGGTATTGTGCCACAGATAGAGCATTATGGTTGCATGATTGACCTTCTTGGCCGTGGAGGGCTCATCAAGGAGGCTGTTGACCTCATAAAAAACATGCCTTGGGACCCTAATGAGGTCATATGGGGATCCCTTCTCAGTGCATGCCGACTGCACAAGAATGTGGAGTATGCAGAAATTGCAGTGAACGAGCTCAGTAAGCTGCAGCCTTTCAATGCAGGGAATTATGCTGTCCTTTCGAACATCTATGCAGAGGCTGGGAAGTGGAGTGATATGGCTAAGGCAAGGATGGAAATGAAAGGAACCAAGTCTCAGAAGTCAGCAGGGTCAAGTTGGATTGAACTGGATGAAGCATTCCATGAGTTCACAGTGGGGGACCGAAAACACTCAGACTCTGATCAAATATCCGAGATGGTTGATAGGCTGAGTTCGCATACTAAGGATGCAGGCTGCATTCCAACAGGTCACGAGCTGCTTGTGCAGTGA